TAGTGATATCGCCGAGCGAAATAAGTCCAGTAAGTGATGGTGTCAAAGTAACAACTGCTCCTGGAATTGGTGTTAAGGTGTTATTAGGTGTTGTTGAACTGTACAATTGCGCTGAAATTGTAAGAGATGAGCCGATTATTGAAAGACCAGTCGTTACACTGAAGTAAGCGGCAATACTCGTAATCGTTCCTGCCCGAGGTACTGAAAATGCAAAGTTGAGCAGCGTGCCCGCAGCACCAGTCAAGTCGATGGCACCACCACCTAAGAGGCTGACACCTGCAATAGAGGAACCGAAGCCTACTAGGCTCGTTGTGCCTACTAATCCACCAAGAATAGTAGTTAAGGTTGTTGGAATCCCCGAGGCGAACGGGATGATTGCACCAGATCCGGCTATACCAGTGACCCCAGTGACCCCAGTGACCCCAGTGACCCCAGTGACCCCAGTGACCCCAGTGACCCCAGTGACCCCAGTGACCCCAGTGACCCCAGTGACGCCAGTAACGCCAGTAACGCCGGTAACCCCAGTGACTCCGGTGACTCCGGTGACGCCAGTGACGCCAGTAACACCAGTAACACCAGTAACACCAGTGACGCCAGTAACGCCAGTAACACCAGTGACCCCAGTGACGCCAGTAACACCAGTGACTCCGGTAACTCCGGTGACGCCAGTGGCTCCAGTAGCTCCAATGGCTCCGGGATCTCCAGTCGCCCCAGTGGCTCCGGTAGCGCCAATGGCACCAGTCGCCCCAGTGGCTCCGGTAGCGCCAATGGCACCAGTCGCCCCAGTGGCTCCGGGATCTCCAGTAGCTCCAGTAGCCCCAGTTAGGCCTGTAGGTCCAATTGGACCTCCTGCAGGTCCAGTAGCCCCAGTTGGGCCAGTTGGTCCTGAGAAGGATGGTGCAGCCAAGACGCTTTCAAGTTTAAATTGGAGGAGCATTTCTTTTTTTATCAATTCCTGCATCGTGCTTTTCACACTTAGATCAATAGCCAGTAAATCTGAGATGCTAGCCGGTGTAGTAAGTCCTGGTAGAGTCCCAACGGTATATTGGATTTTCTCCGCTTCGGCATTAATGATATGTCCTAAGCCTAATTCTTCAATGGCAATCGACGCTAACAAGAGATTCAGTGCATCATCTCTCGTCACAGTAATGCTTGGTGTTATATTAGGGATATTTGCCTGAGACAACAATATCATCCTTTCACGCTTAGTTTTAGCTTGCACATATCATATGTAATAAATGAGACGAAGGTACGCCATTAAAAATTAAAAGGCTAATAGTCCCCACCCTGTGCTACCAAGGATAGAGACTACTTGATAAAGCTTATGAAAGAGATTGGCATGCTCTTGCTTGTCCCGACTGTAGTTACCTAACACGAAGCGGAAGGAGAAAATCTGCAGGAAACCTCTAAATATTATTATTTTTGTAGAACAGTATGCCGTTTCTGACCAACCGAGCAACCTTGCCCTCATTTAATAATTGTCTTACATACGACTGCGTGATGGTATATGCCAAGTCATATTGTTGTTCAATGTTTTCAAATTCATATTTACTCATCATGCGCTGTGTCAAGCTTTCTATGGTCTGCCATTGTTGTTCGATTAACGATAACACTTCAGAATAAGCATTATCCACGAGGTTTATATTTTCTTCAATTAACTCAGAAATACTTCTATAAATACCTCCGTGATAGATGACGTATTGCCTAGCATGAAGGGTTTTCAGCTTTTCTAGAGATTGCTTTGCTTCGCTTGTCTCCATGAAAAAAAGTAGCTTTTGCTTGGATAATGTTGACGAACCGAATAGAGCATCAGCACAATAGAGAACTTGATCCGGTGTCTGGACACCAATCATTCCGGGAAAGTGTCCCGGCAGTGTGTGAACGGTAAAAGGGATGCCGTTGATCTCAAGCACGCCATCCTGGTAAGGAATGATATCGGTTATTGCAGTTGAATCCGATCGTTCTAATAATTCTGTGTTTGAATGCTGCGCATGGGAATTGGCGCTTATTGGTGCAAGCAAGGAGGGGGAGTTGATAAATGGTGCTGACAGGGGGGAGGCGTAGCTACGAAGCTCAGGGTAATGCTTCCTAAAGTAAGAGCTTCCCCCCGTGTTCACAAAATGGCCATGTGAATGGATAATTGCTGCGACTTGATATCCTTTATTAGTGATCTGGTGATCGATCATTTCTGCTGTTCTTTGATTCGGGCCGCTATCAAGTAAATAGGCTGTTTTAGTTTCCTTATGAAAATAAATTCCTACTGCATATTTTCCCGACCATGCGTAGCTACTGCCTGAAACTTGTATCAGAGTATCATTTGGCATGCGAATTTCTCCTCTGTAATCGTGTTTATCCATAGATCAGAGAAAGCCCTTGTAAGCCTGGGAGCCAATTTGAATTTCAAAGGTATTAGCGTCTCTTTTATTTCTTTGCTTGGTTGTTTTCTTAATATCCTGTTTACTCAAGTATAGAAAGGGACTAGTGGGGTTCTTAGTCATCTCTTTTGATTGAGCAGTATCCTCAGGTTCCGCTTCGATTGGTTCGTTTAGGACAATATGATCTGCCGGAAGCTGAGGCTCCTCCTCTTTTTTTAATAATCCTGTAAGCAATTCTCTTAAGGACGCCTCCATTATTTCCAGTTCTTTGCTGTCGGAAGCGGAGGGAGAGGGCTGCTCGTAAGTGGATAAAGCATTTATTCGTGAGAGGAAAACTTCATAGAGTTGATTTAGCAATTCCGTTTGCTTAGTTCTGTGGTAAGCCAAGAGACTGATTTCTCGTTTGAACATATGGTCTAAATCGATCGCGGTGGAGGTTTGAATTAATTGTACAACGGCCCCGACAAGCATTAGCAATCCTTGCTTACTTTTCGTGACCTCTCTATGTAGCATTATCGTCACCCCGTTAGTAATCAATATCATCAGATTCATTATATATATGGACTTGCTGTTCATTTTCGAATGGGGAAGGGTAGCCAGCTTTGTTTTTAGAGGTAATATTCAGCCCTGATGTTGGTGTGAGGTGCTGGAACTGCATGACAGATTCGATTTTTTTCATTAGCATCCATTCAGCCATCAATATTGAATCAAGTACTTTTGATACTGTTTGATTGAATTGAATAAATTCTAAGCTGGAAGGCTGTGTAGGCAGTTCTCGTTCTTTTCCTACAAAGGCAAGTGTTTTATCTGCTTCTGCTTTCATCAGGGTAGCTAGCGCTTCTTCCTCTATTGCAATGGATTTTACTAATTGAGAAAGTGCATCATTCAAGGACCCGGGACGGTTCAGATGATCCTCATCATGCATCAGCATACCTCCTTGGCATCAGATTCAGGAATTAGTGGTATCTTTATTCCTCAAAAACTTCGAATTCGTGAGTCATCATCTCTTCCAACCGGATAATATCCTCCAGTTTAAACTGCAGGAGCATTTGATTCTTTATGACATTACGCAGCATGATTTCAACGCTACGGTTAATTTTCAAGACATCATTTAAATCTACACAGTGGTCTTTGACAAAACGTTGAATTTTCTCGCCTTCCGCATTAATAATATGAGACAAACCAATTTCTTCTAACGCGATTGAAGTAAGAAGTAGGTTGAGAGCTTCATCCCGTTTAAGTGTAATTTCGGGTCTTATATCTGGAACGTTAGGCATGGACATTAGCGTTCACCTCTTTCTTAGGTAACAAAAACTTCTTAATAATATGCTGGAATGGAGAAGGTTATGTAGATAGTTAGAGGGCGGCAAACATTGTCAGTTTGCCGCTGATAGAGATTAACTCTAACTAACCGTAGCTTTAATGCGTAATGGGAATATTGTTAACGATATTTTCCAACTTGAACTGCAGCAGTATTTCGGTTTTGATGACATCCATCATCGTTGACCTTACACTGCGATTAATGGCAAGGACGTTTGAGATGGTGGCACCAGGTGGTGTAACACCGGGTAGCGTTCCCAGGACGTATTGAATTTTCTCTGCTTCGGAATTTAAGATATGTGCTAGAGCGAGTTCTTCAAGTGCAATGGAAGAAAGCAACAAGGCTACTGTTTGCCCCACAGTGATGGAAATAGTCGGTGTAATGTTCGGAATGTTCGCTTGAGAAATTACAATCACCTCATCATTAATTTTAGTTTGCTAAGAGGGGGCGAGCGGCAAACCCTGTCAAGTTAGCTGATGAGTATGAAGGTTTATAATGTAAGGGGTATGTTGCTAAGTATGTTTTCCAGCTTGAACTGCAGTAGTATTTCGGTTTTAATGACATCTTGCATTGTTGATCTCACACTTTCATTAATGGCAAGAACGTTCGAAATGGTGGCACCAGGCGGAGTAACACCAGGCAGCGTTCCCAGAACGAATTGAATTTTCTCTGCCTCGGAATTTAAGATATGTGCTAGGGCGAGTTCTTCAAGAGCAATGGAAGCAAGTAACAAGGCTACTGTTTGCCCGACGGTGATGGAAATAGTCGGTGTAATATTCGGAATGTTCGCTTGAGAAATGATGATCACCTCTATTTTTTTTTGAAAAACATGTGCCACGTCTGACAAAGCCTATGAACAGAAAGGCAATCTTGACCTCTTGCGGTCACCTCCTTGGTAGGATGTGATCGTTTATCGAAACCATGCTCTTACACTTCAAGGCACATGTAAAGACTATGAGAGATATGATTAATTATGACGTATATCATGTAAGGCTTGACTCACAAGGATAGGCTTGCGGATAAAGTCATTTCTATTATCTTTTGTCCAAAATACTTTCGGTTATTTTGAATGCCAGGATGTTCGGGGTTATGGAAAGAGGCCATTTCATTGTGCAGCTGAGCTTTCGCCCATTGTCCCATCTGATCGTAGCAAATACTTAATTGTGCATGGGGGATCCATGTCCAATAGTCACTAACAATCGGGCCCAGATATTGATCGGGCCGGCCAAGCCGAGTGGCGGTGTTATACCAGTAAATAGCTTGTTCCAGTCGGTTAGATTCCAGAAATATCAATCCCAGACGACAGCACATTTCTGCTCTCGGGGTACCGTACTTAAGGGAGAGGAGCAAGGCTCTTACGGATTCCGCCTCTAGATTTAACTTGCTATAGCAGTCCGCCATGCCCATGCAGGCGTGGAAACAATCCTCTATCCATCCTTGCTTCGTCGCAAGGAACTGCTCGTAGGTCGCAGCGGCCTCCTCAGGGAAATCGTGATCTCTTAGCTCATTGGCATAATAGTACAAGTCTCGTGGACTGAATGTCAGATTCGCTTGCTTTCGTTGACGGAAAATACGCAAATTGCGGTCAGTATGCATCTCTTTCTTGTGGTGAGTGATAGCGATATCACTTTGGAGGATTGTACCACTGACGATAAGGACTTCATGTACCGCTCCTTCCCAGCGGAATTGGCAATCCCGCCGGACAAGCCTGTTACGGCGTAGGCTGAATCCGGGCTTGCCCTTATTGTCAAGAGTAAGATGATAAGGCATCATGACACTATCCGTACCTTTATTCAATTGCTGCTTGAGGGTTATGAATTTCAGACGATCCTTTTCTTCCAATATATCGTCAGCGTCGAGCCACAGAATATAGTCTTCCGTTGCTTGTGCAAAGGCGAAATTACGTGCCGCAGCGAAGTCGTCGATCCAAGGGAAATCATAAATGCGCTGTGTGAATTTTTCAGCAATCTGCTTTGTTTTGTCTGTAGAGCCCGTATCAATGATGTTGATCTCATCCACGATTCCCTGAACCGAAGACAAGCAACGCTCCAACGTTTCTTGCTCATCCTTGACAATCATGCACAAGCTGATCCTGAGCAAGTCGTTCACCCTTTCTTCTCCAATTGCTTCAAAGGCATCGTTAAGCTATCCAGAGCTTCTTGGGCATGGGTGTAGTTAGGGTAGAGACTAAGAGCTTCTTTATAAGCATTTATCGCTAGCTCTGTTTTTCCCAGCTTCTCTAAGCAGCCCCCTTTGTAGTACCAGGCATGAAAGCTACCCGAGCCTCTAAGGGTCAAATGATTGATGTTGTCTTCTCCCATGAGAAGGCATTGCTCGAATACATCGAGCGCCAGTGTATATAGCTTACTAATGTATAAGGCTACTCCTTTGAAGAAATACAAATCTACATAATCGGGATATAACTTTATCGCTTTATCGATGGCGGAGGGGATACCTTCAACACTTCCGACCGAAATGAGGCAAGAATATTTCAATTTGTACAGGAGTGAGGGTGGCAATTTGTCGTTCTTCAGGAAGCGGGCGATGGACAAATTAACGAATTCGTACGCTTGTTCGAATTTGCCGAGTCGATAATATTCACTGGCTAGATGATATTCCGTCCACGGGTTGTTGTTCTCCACAGTTAGCTCATGCAGCAGCATAACTAGGTTTCGTTCATTTTTTTTCTTTGCTGTGGTGTACTCTTGGAGGTAGCCATAGTGATGGATGGTTAGTCCATCATGCAGCTTGATCCTACTGAGAGCATGATCATTGATGAATACCTCTTCAACGTTCAATGTTTCATGTATATGGTATAGGAAACGTAAGCCGATCCGGTTGCGGAACAACCGGGTGTGGGCGATATGAAACGTCTCGTTCGGGTTAGTTTCTTCACCGATGTAATTGATCAGATGAACGTTTAACACGGAATCGGTTTCTGCGGCCAATTGTTCTTTCCAGTCTGCTGCCGCTGAACCATCCAGCACTTCATCTGCGTCCATCCATAGAATCCAGTCTCCGGTCGCCTGATCAAGACTATAATTCCGCGCATCGGCAAAATTATTGTTCCATTCGAACGTATATACTTGGGCTCCTGCCGCTTGGCACAGTTCAATTGTCCGATCAGTCGATCCTGTATCGACGACGATCAATTCATCCGCGAACGGTTTCACGCTTGTCAGACAGCGTTCAATGTTCGCCTCCTCATTTTTGACAATCATGCAGAGGGAAAGGGTTGGCAATAGAAACATCTCCTTTTATGTAGGGGCTGGGAACGGGTTATCATTGCCATATTTATACGGAAAAGGCTGTAATTATGAGCGGTTTGTGGAATAAACCTGAATGGAGCAAAGACCGGGAACCTATGCAGAAGAAACAGCGTGCCGGGTGCCCGGGGGTACTGGAAAGGTCATCTAAAAACAAGGTGCTTATCCTCATTTTTTGAGGATGGGTATCTTGTTTTTTGTTTATGAGGAATTAAAGCATAAATATTGCCTTTACGGCTGCTAGCTCCAATCAACGCGACTAATGGCGAGAGGTTACTGGGGTAATGGGAGGTTATAGTTGCATTTTGCGACGATGGCGGGAGGTTACTGGGGAAAGGGGAATTATAGTAGCAATTTGCGACGATGGCGAGAGGGTGGTGGGGAAATGGGAGGTTAAAGTTGCATTTTGCGACGATGGCGAAGGGTTGGTGGGGAAATGAGGGATTATAGTTGCATTTTGCAACGATGGCGGGAGGTTGGTGGGGAAAAGGGAGGTTATAGTTGCATTTTGCGACGATGGCGGGAGGTTGGCAGGGGAAAGGGGAATTATAGTAGCAATTTGCGACGATGGCGAGAGGGTGGTGGGGAAATGTGAGGTTAAAGTGTGTTCGAGGAAGTTCTTATGGAGGGATAGTGCGGACATGATTTCTTTCATGCATCCTGTGCATAAGAATAGATTAATGAATTTTGTCATTCAGAGATGTTGTTTAGAAGTTCATGCCACATCAACTAACGAAGGAGTGTGAAAGTACATTGTCACAAGCGAGTATTCCTAATATTACGCCCAGTATTACTATAACAAGAGATGACACTCTGAACCTGCTGCTTGCATCCATCGCATTGGAGGAGCTGGGACTCAGTCATATCATCAACGCTGAAGCCGAGAAAATTCAGTTCGCAATCGGCACGTTGCCGGGGCTGAGTACACCAGTCACAATCAGTGATTTGCTAACGGTTAACGAGAGTGTTCGTGCTACGCTGCAGGATACGATAAAGACGGAAATGCTTCTCCAATCTAAACTGGAGAAGGTCTTGGAGTTTAGCTCTATAGCGGGGTCTACTGGCACCGGAGCTACCGGAGCTACAGGAGCGACTGGAGCAACAGGGCCAGCAGGATCAGGAACTGGGACCACCGGAGCAACCGGAGCGACAGGTACAGCGGGGATAACAGGAACGACCGGAGCGACAGGAGCAACAGGGCCAGCAGGCACGGGAACAGGAACCACCGGAGCAACAGGAGCGACGGGAGCGACTGGGACAGCAGGAATAACAGGGGCCACCGGGGTTACAGGTGGCACATTTACCTCCAACAACATCAAAGTAGGTAGCTTTACTCAACAAACCATTACACCAGGATCGTCTTATGTGTTCGATACGACAATAAACTTAAACGGAACGGGAATATCCTTCACACCTGGATCTCCAGATATTAGTTTGAGTCCGAACAGTATATATTGGATAGCCAGCTATCTGGAAGGATTTCAGCTCCCGACTGGAGGGATTGCTTTTGCGCTTCGCTTGAACGGTGTTCCACTTTTTGGAAGCCATGTCGGCAACGGAGGCTCCGTAGGTGTCGATACGCAGCTGTCCGGCGCATTCATACTGAACACTGGGCCCGGCGCTAACATACTGCAGATGTTTAATGATCAAGCCACGAATACGACGACAGCTAGCAACGGGACAATCGGCGCTTCACTGACGATTATGCAAATTGGTTAGAGCAGCATAAAGTAAAGGCCTATACCAAAAATCTCCTCACGCATAGTATGTACCAAACGTCTGTGAGGAGGGAATTCCATGTGCAAACATATTCATATTATTATACGGTGTGAGAATTCAAGGAGGTGCACTCCTGTACATCCAAGGAAAAAGTGCGCTGTCAAGAAGTGTTGCCCACATCGAAGAAGACATAGCCATTGCCGATGTAGAGAACACTATTAAGAAATCGACACGAAGAAGAGGCATAGACAAGAATCTATGCTCTTTCTTCGTGTCTTTTTTGCTAGCTTTGCCTTGCAGCAAGGCAGACAAATTAAGCTAGGCTTGAAGCTGTCGAATGGAAACGATGATAGCTAGAGCTTCATCATAATAAGGTTCATCTTGATAAAGCTCGGAATAGATTTCCTCGAATCGATCCGTATCTGCAATCATTTTCGTCGTAATTATTTCTCTGAACCATGGAATGGCGTAGCCGAAGAGCGTCTGTTTCTTTTCTCGATTAATGTCGTCCTGTGACAATCCTCTGCCTACGAAATGCTGCAGGATCGACTGGTAGCTCCGAAAGATGATCTCGGCAAAATTGTATTCATCCGAAGAAAGACCAGCGTAAGTAAACATGCCGCAATTCATAACGCAGAATCGTGGATTATTTTCCAGAATCGCATATTGCAGATAGAGCTGATTAAAAGAGGAGTGAAGGAATAGTGCGGGCTCCTCAAGCTTCACTAGATCCTCGCGTCGTAGAACAATCGATGTAATAAAGGTGGCATAAATGGATGTTGCATTAAGATAAGCACTCATCCCCTCGCCGGTCCAAATTCTCCCGTCGCCGTTTCTTACGAAGATTTGAACGATTCCGCAATCACCATGGCTGTGAAGAACATGCAACAGTGGCAGTATTGTGCCGTCTACGTAGAAATCATCATCACCCTGCAATTTGACAAATTTACCTTGTGCCAGATTCATAACTTGGAATATATTGCGATCCGCACCGATGTTCTCTTCGTTACGCACAACTCTCATATTCGAATAAAGAGAAGCATATCGATTGGCTATTTCAGCAGTTGCATCGTTAGAAGCGTTATCGGACACGATGACCTCAATTAATTCGTTGTTCCCGATTTGCGAATAGATCGATTGCAGACATTGCTCAAGATGGGGCGCGCGATTATACGTCGGAATGCATATAGATAGAAGGGGATGCTGACGGCGTACGGCGAGAAGCGTATTCGCGTGCATACTTCCAGAAACAGCGATCCATTTGCTTGAAGACACATCGAAGATTTCAACAATTGCAGCTGGATTTCCGGCTACTACGCAATAGTCAGGAACATTGCTTACAACAACGCTATTCGGTCTGACGACGCTGCCGGTGCCAATGCGTACATCACCTGACAGGGTGGCATTCGCGCCGATCCAAGCGCCTTCACCAATATGGATCTGCTTGTTAACCTCGTCATGAATGTGGACATGGGGACCTATAAGCACGTTACGGCCCAATTTAACACTGTTATTGGCGGTAATCGTGAGCCCAGGATTAATCTGGCAGCCGTCCCCTAGAAGGATTGCAGTAGACTTGTTGTCGCTCTCTATAACATTTATCGAATAAGGAGCGCGTATAAATATGCCATGACCGATTGCTATCCGCTCAGGGTGATCGAAGGTACCACCGCTTTGAATATAGGTATGGCTCCCGAATTGCTGAAACCGAGCGGCTAGTTCAGGCGTGATGTACGTTGTCATTTGGCGCCTCCCTTGAATGCTATTGATGATTAGTAAATCCCCTCTTACGGCTTTATTTCCCTATATAAATCATATAGGGTGCAATCATAAATATGTTCATTCAGCTTTTGATCTCAATAAATAGGTTAAATATTTGCAGTGATAGGCATATACCAGAAGAAGAGTTTATTGCTATTTGCGAAAAATAAGATTTTATCCAATAAATTTTGTAAGTGTAGGAGGATTCATCAAAGATGGATTTGTCGGATCAAAGTCTTAGGAAGCAAATTTTGGAGCTATCAGCCGCATACCACGCAAAGAAGTGGCCGCAAAAGGCATTTCGACCAGGTGAAGATTATATTCCTGTTAGCGGAAAGGTGTTCGATCAAGATGAGGTAACATCCTTGGTTGATGCTTCCCTTGATTTTTGCTTGACTACAGACCGTTATGCCCGACAGTTCGAGCGTGAATTTGCTAAGTTCATGAATTGCAGGTTTGCACTCCTAACAAACTCAGGCTCCAGTGCCAACTTGTTGGCCTTAGCTACACTTACCTCTCCGCAGCTTGGGGAGCGCAGGCTCCGTCCAGGTGATGAAGTTATAACGGTTGCTGCCGGGTTTCCCACAACGGTAAATCCCATTATTCAATACGGGCTGGTCCCCGTTTTTTTGGATGTGGATATTCCTACTTACAATTTGGATACCACGTTGTTGGAAGCAGCAATCAGTAGCAAAACCAAGGCAATTGTCATCGCACATACACTTGGTAATTCATTTCGAGTCGATGAGGTCAAACGGATTGCGGATCAGCATGGCTTGTGGCTCATAGAAGATACGTGTGATGCAGTAGGTACGATGTTTCAAGGAAAGAGGGTAGGATCATTCGGGGATTTAGCGACAGTTAGCTTCTATCCAGCGCATCACCTTACGATGGGAGAGGGAGGGGCGGTACTGACCTCTTCACCAAAGCTGAAGAAAATTGTAGAATCGTTCCGGGATTGGGGAAGAGATTGCTGGTGTGATCCCGGTAAAGATAACACCTGCGGTAAAAGATTTCAGTGGCAGCTCGGGGAGCTTCCTTGCGGCTATGATCATAAATATACGTACAGCCATATTGGTTACAACTTGAAGGTTACGGACATGCAGGCGGCCATCGGTGTCGCTCAGTTGAAGAAGCTAGATGGGTTCATCGCCCAGAGAAAGCAAAATTTCAGCTTTCTTAAAGCGGCGTTGAAGCCACTGGAGGATGTGCTCATTCTCCCCGAAGCGACCGAGGGAAGCGATCCAAGCTGGTTTGGATTTCCAATTACTCTACGTGAAGAATCGCCTTTATCACGTAATGAGCTTGTGCAAGCATTGGAAAAGCATCGTATTGGTACTCGGCTGTTATTCGCTGGAAACCTCCTTCGTCAGCCTGCTTATCAAGATATTAACTGCCGTATCGTCGGTGAGCTGCATAATACAGAGCGGATTATGAAGATGACCTTCTGGATTGGTGTGTATCCGGGGCTTACTCAGGAAATGCTGCAGCACGTCGTGAATGTTTTTCATACGCTTCTGAAAGGGAGTTCTTCATCATGAAGGTAGTCATCTTTGCCGGAGGCTTCGGAACGAGGATCAGCGAAGAAACACATTTGAAACCTAAGCCAATGATCGAAATTGGAGATAAACCGATTCTATGGCATGTCATGGATATTTATTCAAAATACGGATTTCGTGAGTTTATTATTTGTCTGGGATATAAAGCAAATGTGATTAAAGAATACTTCGCCCATTATTATTTATATGGTTCAGATGTGACCTTCGATTTCGGCAGTAAAACAAACGAGATCACCGTTCATAACCGATATATCGATCCCTGGAAAGTAACATTAGTGGACACAGGGCTAGACACGATGACAGGTGGAAGATTGAAGCGAGTCCAGAAATATGTGGGTAAGGAGCCGTTTATGCTTACTTATGGGGACGGCCTTTCTGATTTGGATATTCGAAAGCTGGTGGAATTTCATAAATCGCATGGAAAGTTGGCGACGGTGACCGCGACACAGCCTCTTGGGCGGTTCGGAGCCTTACAGGTTACAACCGAGGGACAGGTGCTAGGATTCGTAGAAAAACCTCAGGGTGACGGCGGATGGGTAAATGGTGGTTTTTTTGTCTTGCAGCCAGATGTATTTGACTATATTGATGGTGATGCAACGGTATGGGAAAAAGAACCGCTTGAGTCTCTAGCGAAAGCTGCACAATTGATGGCTTACCATCACACAGGCTTTTGGCATCCGATGGATACCCTTCGTGACAAAAACTATTTGGAGGAGCTGTGGAAAACGGGCAAAGCCTCCTGGAAAAGGAATGGATGAGAAGTGATGCCTAACAATGGTTTCTGGTCGAAAAAAAAGGTGCTGCTTACAGGGCATACAGGCTTTAAGGGAAGCTGGCTCAGTTTATGGCTTCAAGTGATGGGAGCTAACGTGACTGGCTACGCACTACAGCCTGCAAGTGCTCCGAGTCTATATGCCTTGAGCGGCCTTGAGCATTCTATTCGATCCGTTATAGCTGATATTCGAGATCGGGAATCTTTACTTCGAACGATACAAGATACGCAGCCCGACGTCATTATCCATATGGCCGCTCAACCGCTTGTTAGATATTCTTATTTGAATCCGGTTGAAACCTTTGAAGTGAACGTTCTTGGAACCGTTAATCTGCTCGATGCTGTTCGAACGGCCGTAGCTGAAGGAGTACACATACAAGCGGTGCTTAATATCACAACGGACAAATGCTACGAAAATCAGGAATGGACATGGGGCTACCGTGAAAATGATAGACTTGGCGGTTTTGATCCTTATTCGAATAGTAAAGCTTGTGCGGAGCTTGCCACTTCTATGTTCCGAGATAGTTATTTCAACCCCAAGGACTATGCTTCTCACGGACTCAGCATTGCGACAGCAAGAGCGGGTAACGTGATCGGTGGGGGAGACTGGTCGGAGGATCGAATTATTCCCGACTGTATAAGAGCATTAATGGAGGGAAATAAGCTTCCCATACGCAATCCAGTTGCGACACGTCCCTGGCAGCATGTACTTGAA
This portion of the Cohnella abietis genome encodes:
- a CDS encoding glycosyltransferase; this encodes MIVKNEEANIERCLTSVKPFADELIVVDTGSTDRTIELCQAAGAQVYTFEWNNNFADARNYSLDQATGDWILWMDADEVLDGSAAADWKEQLAAETDSVLNVHLINYIGEETNPNETFHIAHTRLFRNRIGLRFLYHIHETLNVEEVFINDHALSRIKLHDGLTIHHYGYLQEYTTAKKKNERNLVMLLHELTVENNNPWTEYHLASEYYRLGKFEQAYEFVNLSIARFLKNDKLPPSLLYKLKYSCLISVGSVEGIPSAIDKAIKLYPDYVDLYFFKGVALYISKLYTLALDVFEQCLLMGEDNINHLTLRGSGSFHAWYYKGGCLEKLGKTELAINAYKEALSLYPNYTHAQEALDSLTMPLKQLEKKG
- a CDS encoding MBL fold metallo-hydrolase, with product MPNDTLIQVSGSSYAWSGKYAVGIYFHKETKTAYLLDSGPNQRTAEMIDHQITNKGYQVAAIIHSHGHFVNTGGSSYFRKHYPELRSYASPLSAPFINSPSLLAPISANSHAQHSNTELLERSDSTAITDIIPYQDGVLEINGIPFTVHTLPGHFPGMIGVQTPDQVLYCADALFGSSTLSKQKLLFFMETSEAKQSLEKLKTLHARQYVIYHGGIYRSISELIEENINLVDNAYSEVLSLIEQQWQTIESLTQRMMSKYEFENIEQQYDLAYTITQSYVRQLLNEGKVARLVRNGILFYKNNNI
- a CDS encoding glycosyltransferase family 2 protein, with the translated sequence MNDLLRISLCMIVKDEQETLERCLSSVQGIVDEINIIDTGSTDKTKQIAEKFTQRIYDFPWIDDFAAARNFAFAQATEDYILWLDADDILEEKDRLKFITLKQQLNKGTDSVMMPYHLTLDNKGKPGFSLRRNRLVRRDCQFRWEGAVHEVLIVSGTILQSDIAITHHKKEMHTDRNLRIFRQRKQANLTFSPRDLYYYANELRDHDFPEEAAATYEQFLATKQGWIEDCFHACMGMADCYSKLNLEAESVRALLLSLKYGTPRAEMCCRLGLIFLESNRLEQAIYWYNTATRLGRPDQYLGPIVSDYWTWIPHAQLSICYDQMGQWAKAQLHNEMASFHNPEHPGIQNNRKYFGQKIIEMTLSASLSL
- a CDS encoding exosporium glycoprotein BclB-related protein; protein product: MILLSQANIPNITPSITVTRDDALNLLLASIAIEELGLGHIINAEAEKIQYTVGTLPGLTTPASISDLLAIDLSVKSTMQELIKKEMLLQFKLESVLAAPSFSGPTGPTGATGPAGGPIGPTGLTGATGATGDPGATGATGAIGATGATGATGAIGATGATGATGDPGAIGATGATGVTGVTGVTGVTGVTGVTGVTGVTGVTGVTGVTGVTGVTGVTGVTGVTGVTGVTGVTGVTGVTGVTGVTGVTGVTGVTGVTGVTGVTGVTGIAGSGAIIPFASGIPTTLTTILGGLVGTTSLVGFGSSIAGVSLLGGGAIDLTGAAGTLLNFAFSVPRAGTITSIAAYFSVTTGLSIIGSSLTISAQLYSSTTPNNTLTPIPGAVVTLTPSLTGLISLGDITNGLTTGLSIPVTPQTRLLMVFSATATGLSLVNTIIGYASAGVAIS
- a CDS encoding glycosyltransferase; the encoded protein is MTTYITPELAARFQQFGSHTYIQSGGTFDHPERIAIGHGIFIRAPYSINVIESDNKSTAILLGDGCQINPGLTITANNSVKLGRNVLIGPHVHIHDEVNKQIHIGEGAWIGANATLSGDVRIGTGSVVRPNSVVVSNVPDYCVVAGNPAAIVEIFDVSSSKWIAVSGSMHANTLLAVRRQHPLLSICIPTYNRAPHLEQCLQSIYSQIGNNELIEVIVSDNASNDATAEIANRYASLYSNMRVVRNEENIGADRNIFQVMNLAQGKFVKLQGDDDFYVDGTILPLLHVLHSHGDCGIVQIFVRNGDGRIWTGEGMSAYLNATSIYATFITSIVLRREDLVKLEEPALFLHSSFNQLYLQYAILENNPRFCVMNCGMFTYAGLSSDEYNFAEIIFRSYQSILQHFVGRGLSQDDINREKKQTLFGYAIPWFREIITTKMIADTDRFEEIYSELYQDEPYYDEALAIIVSIRQLQA
- a CDS encoding collagen-like protein, translated to MPHQLTKECESTLSQASIPNITPSITITRDDTLNLLLASIALEELGLSHIINAEAEKIQFAIGTLPGLSTPVTISDLLTVNESVRATLQDTIKTEMLLQSKLEKVLEFSSIAGSTGTGATGATGATGATGPAGSGTGTTGATGATGTAGITGTTGATGATGPAGTGTGTTGATGATGATGTAGITGATGVTGGTFTSNNIKVGSFTQQTITPGSSYVFDTTINLNGTGISFTPGSPDISLSPNSIYWIASYLEGFQLPTGGIAFALRLNGVPLFGSHVGNGGSVGVDTQLSGAFILNTGPGANILQMFNDQATNTTTASNGTIGASLTIMQIG